From the Musa acuminata AAA Group cultivar baxijiao chromosome BXJ1-2, Cavendish_Baxijiao_AAA, whole genome shotgun sequence genome, one window contains:
- the LOC135606878 gene encoding WAT1-related protein At1g21890-like, with protein sequence MAVGGAWKSVKPYLAMVFLQFGYSGMYVISVASLKSGMSHYVLVVYRNAVAAAVVAPFALWFERKTRPKMTLAIFLKIMALAFLEPVLDQNFYYMGAKNTSASFSSALFNVLPAVTFVNAVILRMEKIDIKKRRSQAKVVGTLVTVIGALLMILYTGPIIEFVWTKGRSHHAGDSGQNESHWLIGTFMLLFSCFCWSAFFILQSHTLKSYPAELSLSTLICLMGAGQGGALALVMERSTKPWLIGFDTRLFTAVYSGIMCSGVAYYVQGIVMKERGPVFVTAFNPLCMIITAIMGSIILAEEITLGRVLGAVIIVIGLYSLIWGKSKDHLTEPSQPREKEAALVKTSPIDHVAVIDIQPARNP encoded by the exons ATGGCTGTTGGTGGTGCTTGGAAGAGTGTGAAGCCCTACTTGGCCATGGTGTTCCTGCAGTTTGGGTACTCGGGCATGTACGTGATCTCCGTCGCCTCGCTCAAGAGCGGCATGAGCCACTACGTGCTCGTCGTGTACCGGAATGCCGTCGCGGCAGCTGTCGTCGCTCCGTTTGCTCTCTGGTTTGAACG GAAGACAAGGCCCAAGATGACACTGGCCATCTTCCTCAAGATAATGGCTCTGGCGTTCCTGGA GCCGGTGCTCGACCAAAACTTCTACTACATGGGCGCCAAGAACACATCAGCAAGCTTCTCCTCTGCCCTCTTCAACGTGTTGCCTGCTGTTACTTTTGTCAATGCCGTTATCCTCAG GATGGAGAAGATCGATATCAAGAAACGACGTAGCCAGGCGAAGGTTGTCGGCACTCTGGTGACGGTGATCGGTGCACTGCTCATGATACTATACACAGGCCCAATCATCGAGTTCGTATGGACCAAGGGAAGGAGCCACCACGCCGGGGACAGCGGCCAGAACGAAAGCCACTGGCTTATCGGCACGTTCATGCTGCTGTTCAGCTGCTTCTGCTGGTCTGCTTTCTTCATCCTGCAG TCGCACACGTTGAAGTCCTATCCTGCAGAGCTCTCCCTGAGCACCTTGATATGCCTCATGGGCGCGGGACAAGGTGGAGCCCTTGCTCTTGTGATGGAGCGCAGCACCAAGCCATGGCTGATAGGATTCGACACAAGACTCTTCACCGCCGTGTACTCC GGAATCATGTGCTCTGGAGTCGCTTACTATGTTCAAGGCATCGTGATGAAGGAGAGAGGCCCTGTCTTCGTCACAGCCTTCAACCCTCTTTGCATGATCATCACGGCCATAATGGGCTCCATTATTCTAGCGGAGGAGATCACCTTAGGAAG GGTATTAGGTGCAGTCATAATAGTGATCGGCCTCTACTCCCTCATCTGGGGGAAGAGCAAAGATCACTTAACGGAGCCCTCgcagccgagggagaaggaagcagCACTCGTGAAGACGAGCCCGATCGACCACGTCGCCGTCATCGACATCCAACCTGCGAGGAATCCTTAA
- the LOC135606888 gene encoding heterogeneous nuclear ribonucleoprotein 1-like — translation MANKLVVLGIPWDVDTEGLRQYMSKFGPLDDCVVMKERSTGRSRGFGYVTFSSEEDAKNALESEHVLGTRTLDVKVATPKEEMRGPLKKATRIFVARIPPSVTEELFRSYFETYGVITDLFMPKDQGSKGHRGIGFITFDSADSVDSIMAESHELDGSTVVVDRATPRNDDMRYPSRMAQGGYGAYNAYISAATRYAALGAPTLYDHFGSAYGRGYFGPSRGMGRKIFVGRLPQDASAEDLREYFGKFGHILDVYVPKDPKRSGHRGFGFVTFADDGVVDRVSRRTHEILGQEVAIDSAAPLDDAGPSGGFMDAAEAYRGYGPMRNYGRLYGSLNFDDYGYGASGSSSSSRMNLRYRPY, via the exons ATGGCTAACAAGCTCGTG GTTCTCGGAATCCCCTGGGATGTGGATACGGAAGGGCTGAGGCAGTACATGAGCAAGTTTGGTCCTTTGGATGATTGTGTCGTCATGAAG GAGCGTTCTACTGGTCGTTCTCGAGGTTTTGGCTATGTAACTTTCTCATCAGAGGAGGACGCTAAG AATGCACTTGAAAGCGAGCATGTTCTTGGTACGAGAACTCTTGATGTGAAAGTGGCAACACCTAAG GAAGAAATGAGAGGACCATTGAAGAAAGCTACTCGAATATTTGTTGCAAGGATACCACCCTCAGTAACAGAAGAATTGTTCCGAAG TTATTTTGAAACTTATGGAGTAATAACAGATCTGTTCATGCCAAAG GATCAAGGTTCAAAAGGGCATCGGGGAATTGGATTTATTACTTTTGATAGTGCTG ATTCGGTGGATTCCATAATGGCAGAGTCTCATGAGCTTGATGGTTCTACGGTAGTTGTTGACCGTGCTACTCCTAGG AacgatgatatgagatatccaagcagAATGGCACAAGGTGGATATGGTGCATACAATGCATATATTTCAGCAGCAACTCGGTATGCCGCTCTTGGTGCTCCAACACTGTATGATCACTTTGGTTCTGCATATGGAA GAGGATATTTTGGACCTTCGCGTGGGATGGGCAGAAAGATATTTGTTGGCAGACTTCCCCAGGATGCAAGTGCTGAAGATCTGCGCGAGTACTTCGGCAAATTTGGACATATCTTGGATGTTTATGTTCCAAAG GATCCTAAAAGAAGTGGTCATCGAGGCTTCGGTTTTGTGACGTTTGCTGATGATGGTGTAGTGGATCGTGTCTCTCGCAGAACACATGAAATTCTTGGACAGGAG GTTGCCATCGACTCAGCAGCACCACTTGATGATGCTGGTCCCAGTGGAGGTTTCATGGATGCTGCTGAGGCTTACAGAGGGTATGGTCCTATGAGAAACTATGGCAGGCTCTATGGTAGCCTGAATTTCGACGAT TATGGTTATGGTGCCAGCGGGAGCAGCAGTAGTTCAAGAATGAATTTGAGGTACAGACCCTACTGA
- the LOC135606902 gene encoding SKP1-like protein 5: MSEGTKEPDGGEEKVVLKTHDGQEFTVDMATANRSGTLKNLLSEVGGSSDNPQVIPLPSSITSPVLGKVVEYCQRHAGGGGGRGGVQALEQFDEELVELDKDMLLDVTYAAAFLDVPRLLDLTSQAVADAIKKMSVEEVRHYFGVVSDFTEEEEKVIRSECPWAFE; the protein is encoded by the coding sequence ATGTCGGAGGGAACCAAGGAGCCCGATGGTGGCGAggagaaggtggttctcaagaccCACGACGGCCAGGAGTTTACCGTGGACATGGCCACCGCCAACCGATCCGGGACACTCAAGAACCTGCTCTCGGAAGTCGGTGGCAGCAGCGACAACCCGCAAGTGATCCCCCTCCCGAGTAGCATCACCAGCCCAGTGCTCGGCAAGGTGGTGGAGTACTGCCAGCGGCAcgcgggcggcggcggcggcaggggGGGCGTGCAAGCGCTGGAGCAGTTCGACGAGGAGTTGGTGGAGCTCGACAAGGACATGCTGTTGGACGTCACCTACGCAGCCGCGTTCCTCGACGTGCCGCGGCTGCTCGACCTCACCAGCCAGGCCGTGGCCGACGCCATCAAGAAGATGTCCGTGGAGGAAGTCAGGCACTACTTCGGCGTCGTCTCCGACTTCaccgaagaggaagagaaggtgattcGGAGCGAGTGTCCCTGGGCCTTCGAATGA
- the LOC135606883 gene encoding G-type lectin S-receptor-like serine/threonine-protein kinase At5g35370, with translation MASFSSSSAPTILRLLLLQLFSVSAPLLTVAVSVAHEFVYPNFTASYLHFVDNSGVFLSSSAFSAGFHNPGGQSSRYYLSVIHAPSFTVVWTANPAAPVPPSANLVLAPAGLTLSLPDGSLAWSTPRLAAPVVALQLLSSGEFRLLDAANASLWSSFDHPTDTLLPSQLLPASASLSSAVSDNDPSPGNYRLLITPGDTLLRWTAISQNYWSLSTDVRFTKDSNLEVGYMAVNATGLYLLAGDRQTTVFRMISPPPHSSSPDEFRIAKLDPSGRFRILSFDTDFVAPSNDCDLPSVCGSLGLCFPIANNSICRCPALFGASLAGGCSPADGSILANSSCPDEDNSGSVSYISLGSQIDYFGTKFSTPITAGANISACSDLCSRNCSCLGFFYNNSSKSCYILEHQIGSLFIADNGSGDTSTAGYIKTLGQPSRQPPSSGSQSLARLLVVLLPTTATVLLVISICLVCYAMRRRNKRQTTAEISNEEAGKEDEIAIPGLPTRYTYAELEAATDNFHTRIGSGGFGSVYKGQLQDKSFVAVKKINAVSVQGRREFCTEIAVIGNIHHVNLVRLRGFCAQGQLRLLVYEYMNRFSLDRALFGHSLVLEWRERLQIAVGAARGLAYLHTGCEHKIIHCDVKPENILLHDHNQVKIADFGLAKLMSPEQSGLFTTMRGTRGYLAPEWLTNSAITDKADVYSFGMVLLEIVRGRKNRKEQLWTEPSGSCGSSTPETYFPMVALEMHGRGTYEDLADPRLEGRVNEPELERVVKVALCCLHREPAQRPSMTKVAAMLEGTMLVPHPRLESLDFLRSYGRGFGDPNARRRCGPNSTSAGSGSSASPLLSYVSSQEVSGPR, from the coding sequence AtggcttccttctcctcctcctctgctcctACTATTCTGCGGCTCTTACTCTTACAACTCTTCTCGGTATCTGCACCTCTCCTAACCGTTGCCGTCTCTGTCGCCCACGAGTTCGTCTACCCCAACTTCACCGCCTCCTACCTCCATTTCGTCGACAACTCCGGCGTGTTCCTCTCCTCCTCCGCTTTCTCCGCTGGCTTTCACAACCCCGGTGGACAGAGCTCCCGCTACTACCTCTCCGTAATCCACGCCCCGTCCTTCACCGTCGTCTGGACCGCCAACCCCGCCGCCCCTGTCCCTCCCTCCGCCAACCTCGTCCTCGCCCCCGCCGGCCTCACCCTCTCTCTGCCCGACGGCTCTCTCGCTTGGTCCACCCCGCGCCTCGCAGCCCCTGTCGTCGCCCTCCAGCTCCTCTCTTCCGGCGAGTTCCGCCTCCTTGACGCCGCCAACGCTTCCCTCTGGTCCTCCTTCGACCACCCCACCGACACCCTCCTCCCGTCCCAGCTCCTCCCTGCCTCCGCCTCTCTCTCCTCCGCTGTCTCCGACAACGACCCCTCCCCTGGAAACTACCGCCTCCTCATCACCCCCGGCGACACCCTCCTGCGATGGACCGCGATCTCGCAGAACTACTGGTCCCTCTCCACTGACGTCCGCTTCACCAAAGACTCCAACTTGGAGGTCGGTTACATGGCCGTCAACGCCACCGGGCTCTACCTCCTTGCCGGCGATAGGCAAACAACCGTCTTCAGGATGATCTCCCCGCCGCCGCATTCGTCGTCCCCCGACGAGTTCCGCATCGCGAAGCTAGACCCCAGCGGCCGGTTTCGGATCCTGAGCTTCGACACCGACTTCGTAGCGCCGAGCAACGACTGCGACCTCCCTTCCGTTTGTGGCTCGCTGGGCCTCTGCTTCCCCATCGCCAACAACTCCATCTGTAGATGCCCGGCCTTGTTCGGGGCTTCGCTGGCCGGCGGGTGCTCCCCGGCCGACGGCTCCATTTTGGCGAACTCCTCGTGTCCCGATGAGGACAACAGTGGCTCGGTCTCCTACATTAGCTTGGGTAGCCAAATCGACTACTTTGGGACCAAATTCTCGACGCCTATCACTGCCGGAGCTAACATTTCCGCGTGCAGCGACCTCTGTTCTCGGAATTGCTCCTGTCTCGGCTTCTTCTACAATAACTCATCAAAGTCGTGCTACATCCTCGAGCACCAGATAGGTTCTCTCTTCATCGCGGACAACGGCAGCGGCGACACCTCCACCGCCGGCTACATCAAGACGCTCGGTCAGCCATCGCGGCAGCCGCCTTCGAGCGGTTCTCAGTCTTTGGCCCGTCTCCTCGTCGTTTTACTGCCAACTACGGCTACAGTTCTTCTGGTGATCTCCATCTGCCTTGTATGTTACGCAATGCGGAGGAGGAACAAACGTCAAACGACTGCAGAAATTTCTAATGAAGAGGCCGGGAAGGAGGACGAGATCGCGATCCCCGGTCTGCCGACCAGGTACACCTACGCTGAGCTCGAGGCCGCCACCGATAACTTCCACACACGGATCGGCTCCGGTGGTTTCGGCTCCGTATACAAAGGACAGCTCCAGGACAAGTCGTTCGTCGCCGTCAAAAAGATCAACGCCGTCAGCGTGCAGGGGAGGAGGGAATTCTGCACGGAGATCGCCGTCATCGGCAACATCCACCACGTCAATCTCGTGCGGCTGCGGGGGTTCTGCGCCCAGGGCCAGTTGCGGCTGCTCGTCTACGAATACATGAACCGCTTCTCGCTCGACCGCGCCCTGTTCGGCCACAGCCTGGTGCTAGAGTGGCGGGAGAGGCTGCAGATCGCTGTCGGGGCGGCGCGGGGCCTCGCATACCTCCACACAGGCTGCGAGCACAAGATCATTCATTGCGACGTGAAGCCGGAGAACATACTACTTCATGATCACAACCAAGTGAAGATTGCGGACTTCGGATTGGCCAAGCTGATGAGCCCGGAGCAGTCGGGGCTCTTCACCACAATGAGAGGGACAAGGGGCTACCTGGCGCCGGAATGGCTAACGAACTCCGCCATCACCGACAAGGCGGACGTGTACAGCTTCGGAATGGTGCTGCTGGAGATCGTGAGAGGGCGGAAGAACCGCAAGGAACAGCTCTGGACAGAGCCGAGCGGTTCGTGTGGCTCGTCCACGCCGGAGACGTACTTCCCGATGGTGGCACTAGAGATGCACGGGAGGGGGACGTACGAGGATTTGGCCGACCCGAGGCTGGAAGGGAGGGTGAACGAGCCGGAATTGGAGAGGGTAGTGAAGGTGGCGCTGTGCTGTCTGCACCGAGAGCCGGCGCAGAGGCCGAGCATGACGAAGGTGGCGGCGATGCTGGAGGGAACGATGCTGGTCCCCCATCCGAGGTTGGAGTCCCTCGACTTCTTGAGGTCGTACGGGAGGGGATTCGGGGATCCAAATGCGAGGAGACGGTGTGGGCCGAACTCCACAAGCGCCGGCAGCGGGTCCTCTGCGTCGCCGCTGCTCTCTTACGTGTCGTCACAGGAGGTGTCGGGACCGAGATAG
- the LOC135613039 gene encoding transcription factor HEC2-like, translating into MDVDYLASATAAPMDPMTVMMEMEMEKLSELSKATLMPSVSYSGGLSQPFRNASAATSHAPSSSHAPFSGHHQDQHTPMLTNSPTGAASWLEDPYHGCWWPPAAAMREMIFRIAAMQPIHIDPESAKPPKRRNVKVSKDPQSVAARHRRERISERIRILQQLVPGGTKMDTASMLDEAIHYMKFLKSQVQALEQAAAANQSNGSVATTGLSMTGAKFWEGSYYCFDKDYEASDQGIIMNTPSHAELNKMDS; encoded by the coding sequence ATGGATGTTGATTACTTAGCCTCAGCCACAGCAGCTCCAATGGATCCGATGACCGTaatgatggagatggagatggagaagtTGAGCGAGTTGTCCAAAGCAACATTGATGCCGTCGGTTAGCTACTCCGGTGGTCTCTCTCAGCCATTCCGCAATGCTTCTGCTGCCACATCTCATGCGCCCTCCTCTTCGCATGCGCCTTTCAGTGGTCATCATCAGGACCAGCACACGCCTATGCTGACAAACTCCCCGACCGGCGCCGCATCGTGGCTTGAAGACCCCTACCATGGCTGCTGGTGGCCACCGGCGGCTGCCATGCGGGAGATGATATTTCGCATTGCGGCGATGCAGCCGATTCACATCGACCCGGAGTCGGCGAAGCCTCCGAAGCGGCGGAACGTGAAGGTATCGAAGGATCCCCAGAGCGTGGCCGCCAGGCACCGGAGGGAGCGCATCAGCGAGAGGATCAGGATACTGCAGCAGCTCGTGCCCGGCGGGACCAAGATGGACACGGCGTCGATGCTCGACGAGGCGATCCACTACATGAAGTTCCTCAAGAGCCAGGTGCAGGCACTCGAGCAAGCAGCCGCCGCAAACCAGAGCAACGGATCCGTGGCCACCACTGGCCTCTCCATGACCGGTGCAAAGTTCTGGGAAGGCAGCTACTACTGCTTCGACAAAGACTACGAGGCATCAGATCAGGGGATCATTATGAACACTCCATCACATGCTGAGCTCAATAAAATGGATAGTTAA
- the LOC135613040 gene encoding protein CutA 1, chloroplastic-like, producing MGCAQSYRRIPFLGVKPVDNRSASSLCSTGMDATSTTVPSIVVYVTVPNKEAGTKLAESIIQEKLAACVNQVPGIKSVYWWDGKVQTDSEELLIIKTRESLLSALTEHVQSNHEYDVPEVIALPINGGNLKYLEWIKNSTREN from the exons ATGGGGTGCGCTCAGTCCTACCGCCGCATTCCTTTCCTGGG GGTAAAGCCTGTTGATAATCGATCTGCCAGTAGTCTTTGCTCTACTGGGATGGATGCAACTTCAACCACTGTTCCGTCCATAGTTGTTTATGTTACTGTTCCAAATAAAGAAGCAG GCACGAAGCTCGCTGAAAGCATTATCCAGGAAAAACTTGCTGCATGTGTTAATCAAGTGCCAG GCATCAAATCAGTTTACTGGTGGGATGGCAAG GTACAAACAGACTCTGAGGAATTACTCATTATAAAAACCAGGGAATCCCTTCTTAGTGCTTTGACAGAACATGTTCAGTCCAACCATGAGTACGA TGTTCCTGAAGTCATAGCTTTACCTATCAATGGTGGCAATCTCAAGTACTTAGAGTGGATCAAGAACAGTACTCGAGAAAATTAA
- the LOC135606898 gene encoding transcription initiation factor IIB-like, producing MGDAYCPDCKRGTEVVFDHSAGDTVCSECGLVLEAHSIDETSEWRTFANESGDNDPVRVGGPTNPLLADGGLSTVISKPNGAQGEFLSSSLGRWQNRGSNPDRSLILAFKTIATMADRLGLVATIKDRANEIYKKVEDLKSVRGRNQDAILAACLYIACRQEDKPRTVKEICSVANGATKKEIGRAKEFIVKQLEIEMGQSMEMGTIHAGDFLRRFCSHLGMTNQAVKAAQEAVQKSEELDIRRSPISIAAAVIYMITQLSDDKKPVKDISLATGVAEGTIKNSYKDLYPYASRIIPTFFSKEEDLKNLCSP from the exons ATGGGGGACGCCTATTGCCCGGACTGCAAGCGGGGGACGGAGGTGGTGTTCGACCACTCGGCGGGGGACACGGTGTGCTCCGAGTGCGGGCTGGTGCTGGAGGCGCACTCCATCGACGAGACCTCCGAGTGGCGGACCTTCGCCAACGAGTCCGGGGACAACGACCCCGTCCGTGTCGGCGGGCCCACCAACCCCCTCCTCGCCGACGGCGGCCTTTCCACTGTCATCTCCAAGCCCAACGGCGCCCAGGGAGAgttcctctcctcctccctcgGTCGCTGGCAGAACCGCGGATCCAACCCCGACCGATCCCTAATCCTCGCCTTCAAGACCATCGCCACCATGGCCGATAG GTTGGGTCTTGTTGCCACTATCAAG GATCGAGCCAATGAGATATATAAAAAAGTTGAAGATCTGAAATCTGTTAGAGGGCGCAATCAAGATGCAATTTTAGCGGCTTGTCTATACATAGCTTGTCGGCAGGAGGACAAGCCTCGTACTGTAAAGG AGATCTGTTCTGTTGCCAATGGAGCTACGAAAAAGGAAATAGGTCGGGCTAAAGAGTTCATTGTGAAACAGCTTGAAATTGAGATGGGGCAATCTATGGAGATGGGAACAATTCATGCAGGAGATTTTTTG AGACGATTCTGTTCACATCTTGGCATGACAAACCAAGCAGTTAAAGCGGCTCAAGAAGCAGTTCAAAAGTCAGAAGAACTTGACATTAG GAGGAGCCCTATATCAATTGCAGCAGCTGTCATTTATATGATAACTCAGTTATCTGATGACAAGAAACCCGTCAAAG ATATATCCCTGGCAACTGGAGTGGCAGAAGGCACCATCAAGAACTCCTACAAAGATCTTTATCCTTATGCTTCAAGGATCATTCCTACCTTCTTTTCCAAGGAGGAGGATCTTAAGAACCTTTGCAGCCCCTAA